In Serratia marcescens subsp. marcescens ATCC 13880, a single genomic region encodes these proteins:
- a CDS encoding patatin-like phospholipase family protein, with amino-acid sequence MGYRIPITLGNIEPLASKPFRPGKMALVCEGGGQRGIFTAGVLDEFQRAGFNPFDLLIGTSAGAQNLSAYICGQMGYARRVITRYTTSAQFFNPLRFVRGGHLIDLDWLVDTAAAQMPLAMDVAEQHFTDGREFLLCACRSDDFEPAYLPAQRERWLPAIKASSAIPGFYRQGVELDGVSYQDGGISDAIPVEEAYRRGADTIVVIRTVPSQMYYTPQWMKRMEHWLSDSSLQQMVRILQHHEQSYHRIQRFIEKPPGKLRIFEIFPPKPLASNALGSRLGALNQDYHLGRRCGRYFLATVGQWMAQQEPDGIKVRKSLSRRLIQPENVRMPSPIVTDIAMSPDLAAQPEAAVAAPKLILPGDLPPGEGGAL; translated from the coding sequence TTGGGATACAGAATACCCATCACGCTCGGCAATATAGAACCGCTGGCGTCTAAACCCTTTCGGCCAGGCAAGATGGCGCTGGTCTGCGAAGGCGGCGGCCAGCGCGGCATTTTCACCGCCGGCGTGCTGGACGAGTTTCAGCGCGCGGGCTTTAACCCTTTCGATCTGCTGATCGGCACATCGGCCGGCGCTCAGAATCTGTCTGCCTATATCTGCGGGCAGATGGGCTACGCGCGCCGGGTGATCACCCGTTACACCACTTCGGCACAGTTCTTCAATCCGCTGCGCTTCGTGCGCGGCGGGCATCTGATCGATCTCGATTGGCTGGTTGATACGGCGGCGGCGCAGATGCCGCTGGCGATGGACGTGGCGGAACAGCACTTTACCGACGGGCGCGAATTCCTGCTGTGCGCCTGCCGCAGCGACGATTTCGAACCGGCCTATCTGCCGGCGCAGCGCGAACGCTGGCTGCCGGCCATCAAGGCGTCCAGCGCCATTCCCGGCTTCTACCGTCAGGGCGTGGAGTTGGACGGCGTCAGCTATCAGGACGGCGGCATCAGCGATGCGATTCCGGTGGAAGAGGCCTATCGCCGCGGCGCCGACACCATCGTGGTGATCCGCACCGTGCCTTCGCAAATGTACTACACCCCGCAGTGGATGAAGCGTATGGAGCATTGGCTGAGCGACAGCAGCCTGCAGCAGATGGTGCGCATCCTGCAGCATCATGAGCAAAGCTATCACCGCATCCAGCGCTTTATCGAGAAGCCGCCGGGCAAGCTGCGCATCTTCGAGATCTTCCCGCCTAAGCCGCTGGCCAGCAATGCGCTGGGCAGCCGACTGGGGGCGCTCAATCAGGATTATCACCTGGGGCGCCGCTGCGGCCGCTACTTCCTGGCCACCGTCGGCCAGTGGATGGCGCAGCAGGAACCGGACGGCATCAAGGTGCGAAAATCGTTGTCGCGCCGCCTGATCCAGCCCGAGAATGTCAGAATGCCTTCGCCGATCGTGACCGACATCGCCATGTCGCCCGATCTCGCGGCGCAGCCGGAGGCTGCGGTGGCGGCGCCGAAACTCATTCTGCCGGGCGATCTGCCGCCGGGTGAAGGGGGCGCGCTGTGA
- a CDS encoding TatD family hydrolase: protein MSYAFTDTHCHFDFPPFTGHEAESLTRAASAGVQRIIVPTVTADRFARVLRLAQDHAPLFAALGLHPLYIAQHHEPQLEQLAALLAERPRKLVAVGEIGLDLYMDNPQFERQQSVLLAQLRLAKQHDLPVILHSRRTHDQLTAALRRMQLPRRGVVHGFAGSLSQAQAFIRLGYYIGVGGTITYERAQKTRGVMAQLPLEALLLETDAPDMPLAGYQGQPNRPERAAEVFHTLCELRPEPADEIAAHLQRNTQSLFAMPD, encoded by the coding sequence GTGAGCTACGCCTTTACCGACACCCACTGCCATTTCGATTTCCCACCCTTTACCGGACACGAGGCCGAAAGCCTGACGCGGGCGGCAAGCGCTGGCGTGCAGCGCATCATCGTCCCGACGGTCACTGCCGATCGCTTTGCGCGGGTGCTGCGGCTGGCGCAGGATCACGCGCCGCTGTTCGCCGCGCTGGGGCTGCACCCGCTGTATATCGCGCAGCATCATGAGCCGCAGCTGGAACAGTTGGCGGCGCTGTTGGCCGAACGGCCGCGCAAGCTGGTGGCGGTGGGGGAGATTGGGCTCGATCTGTATATGGACAACCCGCAGTTCGAGCGCCAGCAAAGCGTGCTGCTGGCCCAACTGAGGCTGGCGAAACAGCATGACCTGCCGGTGATCCTGCACTCGCGCCGCACCCACGATCAGCTGACCGCGGCGCTGCGGCGCATGCAACTGCCGCGCCGCGGCGTGGTGCACGGCTTCGCCGGCAGCCTGTCGCAGGCGCAGGCGTTTATCCGCCTCGGCTATTACATCGGCGTGGGCGGCACCATCACCTATGAGCGGGCGCAGAAAACGCGCGGCGTGATGGCGCAGCTGCCGCTTGAGGCGCTGCTGCTGGAGACGGATGCGCCGGACATGCCGCTGGCCGGCTATCAGGGGCAGCCGAATCGCCCCGAGCGCGCCGCCGAGGTGTTTCACACGCTGTGCGAGCTGCGGCCGGAACCGGCCGACGAGATCGCCGCTCACCTGCAACGCAATACCCAGTCACTGTTTGCCATGCCGGATTGA
- a CDS encoding NupC/NupG family nucleoside CNT transporter, protein MQLIMSLVGMAVLIAIAVLLSSNRRAIKLRTVVWAFIIQVGIGALVLYVPLGRSILGSMSNGVANVIAYGNQGISFIFGGLVSDKMFEVFGGGGFVFALRVLPVIVFFSSLIAVLYYLGIMQLVIRVLGGGLHKLLGTSRTESLSATANIFVGQTEAPLVVRPYIATMSQSELFAVMCGGLASVAGSVLAGYAQMGVPLEYLIAASFMAAPGGLLFAKLMVPETEQTHDKDDAMKLIAEEDRPANVIDAAASGAASGMQLALNVGAMLLAFIALIALLNGILGGIGGWFDYPQLSLELILGWVFSPIAFLIGVPWSEAMTAGSFIGQKIIVNEFVAYMNFGAYLRPDDVVAAEGLQVLSTHTKAIISFALCGFANLSSVAILLGGLGSMAPNRRHDIARFGLKAVAAGTLSNLMSATIAGFFLAL, encoded by the coding sequence ATGCAACTCATCATGAGTCTGGTCGGTATGGCGGTGCTGATCGCCATTGCGGTGCTGCTCTCCAGCAACCGTCGGGCCATCAAATTGCGCACCGTCGTGTGGGCGTTCATCATTCAGGTCGGCATCGGCGCGCTGGTGCTGTACGTGCCGCTGGGCCGCAGCATCCTCGGCAGTATGTCTAACGGCGTGGCAAACGTTATCGCCTACGGCAATCAGGGCATTTCGTTCATTTTCGGCGGGCTGGTGTCCGACAAGATGTTCGAGGTGTTCGGCGGCGGCGGCTTCGTGTTCGCGCTGCGCGTCCTGCCGGTGATCGTGTTCTTCTCCTCGCTGATTGCGGTGCTGTACTACCTCGGCATCATGCAGTTGGTGATCCGCGTGCTGGGCGGCGGCCTGCACAAGCTGCTGGGCACCTCGCGCACCGAATCGCTGTCGGCGACCGCCAACATTTTCGTCGGCCAGACCGAAGCGCCGCTGGTGGTGCGCCCCTATATCGCCACCATGAGCCAGTCAGAACTGTTCGCCGTGATGTGCGGCGGCCTGGCTTCGGTAGCCGGTTCGGTGTTGGCGGGGTACGCGCAGATGGGCGTGCCGCTGGAATACCTGATCGCCGCATCCTTCATGGCCGCGCCGGGCGGGCTGCTGTTCGCCAAGCTGATGGTGCCGGAAACCGAGCAGACCCACGATAAAGACGATGCGATGAAGCTGATCGCCGAAGAGGATCGTCCGGCCAACGTGATCGATGCGGCGGCTTCCGGCGCGGCTTCCGGCATGCAGCTGGCGCTGAACGTCGGTGCGATGCTGCTGGCGTTTATCGCGCTGATCGCCTTGCTTAACGGCATTCTCGGCGGTATCGGCGGCTGGTTCGACTATCCGCAGCTGTCGCTTGAGCTGATCCTCGGCTGGGTGTTCTCACCGATCGCCTTCCTGATCGGCGTGCCGTGGAGCGAAGCGATGACCGCCGGTTCGTTCATCGGGCAGAAGATCATCGTCAACGAGTTCGTCGCCTACATGAACTTCGGCGCCTATCTGCGCCCGGACGACGTGGTGGCGGCGGAAGGCCTGCAGGTGCTGTCGACGCACACCAAGGCGATCATCTCCTTCGCGTTGTGCGGCTTCGCCAACCTCTCCTCGGTGGCGATCCTGCTGGGCGGTCTGGGCAGCATGGCGCCCAACCGTCGCCACGACATCGCGCGCTTCGGTCTGAAGGCCGTGGCGGCGGGCACGCTGTCCAACTTGATGAGTGCCACCATCGCCGGCTTCTTCCTGGCGCTGTAA
- the deoC gene encoding deoxyribose-phosphate aldolase translates to MTELTAAAQRALNLMDLTTLNDDDTDEKVIALCRQANSPAGHTAAICIYPRFIPVARKALREQGTPDIRIATVTNFPHGNDDIDIALAETRAAIAYGADEVDVVFPYRALIAGNEQVGFELVKQCKQACQAANVLLKVIIETGELKQADLIRKASEIAIKAGADFIKTSTGKVPVNATLESAELMMSVIRDMGVAKTVGFKPAGGVRTAEDALHYLQLADRILGEGWADARHFRFGASSLLASLLTALGHQTQTAGGGY, encoded by the coding sequence ATGACCGAATTAACCGCAGCAGCGCAACGTGCGCTGAACTTGATGGATTTAACCACGCTGAATGATGATGACACCGACGAGAAAGTGATCGCGCTCTGTCGTCAGGCCAACAGCCCGGCCGGCCACACGGCGGCCATCTGCATCTACCCGCGTTTTATCCCGGTGGCGCGTAAGGCGCTGCGCGAGCAAGGCACGCCGGACATCCGCATCGCCACCGTGACCAACTTCCCGCATGGCAATGACGATATCGACATCGCGCTGGCGGAAACCCGCGCGGCGATCGCCTATGGCGCGGATGAAGTGGACGTGGTGTTCCCATACCGCGCGCTGATCGCCGGCAACGAACAGGTCGGCTTCGAGCTGGTGAAACAGTGCAAGCAGGCTTGCCAGGCGGCCAACGTGCTGCTGAAAGTGATCATCGAAACCGGTGAGCTGAAACAGGCCGATTTGATCCGCAAGGCGTCCGAGATCGCCATCAAGGCCGGGGCGGACTTTATCAAGACCTCCACCGGCAAGGTGCCGGTCAACGCCACCCTGGAGAGCGCCGAGCTGATGATGTCGGTGATCCGCGATATGGGCGTGGCGAAGACGGTGGGCTTCAAGCCGGCCGGCGGCGTGCGCACCGCGGAAGACGCGCTGCATTATCTGCAACTTGCCGATCGTATTCTGGGCGAAGGGTGGGCCGATGCGCGGCATTTCCGCTTTGGCGCTTCCAGCCTGCTGGCCAGCTTGCTGACCGCGCTGGGCCACCAGACCCAGACCGCCGGCGGCGGCTACTGA
- the deoA gene encoding thymidine phosphorylase, with product MFLAQEIIRKKRDGQPLSEAEIRFFINGIRDNVVSEGQIAALAMTIYFHDMSMPERVALTMAMRDSGTVLDWKSLALNGPIVDKHSTGGVGDVTSLMLGPMVAACGGYVPMISGRGLGHTGGTLDKLEAIPGFNIFPDDNAFRKIIQDVGVAIIGQTSSLAPADKRFYATRDITATVDSIPLITASILAKKLAEGLDALVMDVKVGSGAFMPTYALSQDLAQAIVGVANGAGCKTTALLTDMNQVLASSAGNAVEVREAVRFLTGEYRNPRLLEVTLALCVEMLLSGGLAQDEADARAKLQAVLDNGKAAEVFGRMVAAQQGPIDFVERYDSYLPAATLSKPVYAEKPGIISAMDTRALGMAVVSLGGGRRRASDAIDYSVGLTEVARLGDKVDTQQPLAMIHANDEESWQLAADAVRSAMTLSDKVPEATPVVYKRITQA from the coding sequence TTGTTCCTGGCTCAAGAAATTATTCGTAAGAAACGCGACGGCCAGCCGTTAAGCGAAGCGGAAATCCGCTTTTTCATCAACGGCATTCGCGACAACGTAGTGTCGGAAGGGCAGATCGCCGCGCTGGCGATGACCATTTATTTCCATGACATGAGCATGCCGGAGCGCGTGGCGCTCACCATGGCGATGCGCGATTCTGGCACCGTGCTGGACTGGAAGAGTTTGGCGCTGAATGGCCCGATCGTCGACAAGCATTCGACCGGCGGCGTGGGCGACGTGACCTCGCTGATGCTCGGCCCGATGGTGGCGGCCTGCGGCGGCTATGTGCCGATGATCTCCGGCCGCGGCCTGGGGCATACCGGCGGCACGCTGGACAAACTGGAAGCCATTCCGGGCTTCAATATTTTCCCGGACGATAACGCCTTCCGCAAAATCATTCAGGACGTCGGCGTGGCGATCATCGGCCAGACCAGCTCGCTGGCGCCGGCGGACAAGCGTTTTTACGCCACCCGCGACATCACCGCCACCGTGGATTCGATCCCGCTGATCACCGCCTCCATTCTGGCCAAGAAACTGGCGGAAGGGCTGGATGCGCTGGTGATGGACGTGAAGGTTGGCTCGGGCGCCTTTATGCCGACCTATGCCCTGTCGCAAGATTTGGCGCAGGCGATCGTCGGCGTGGCCAACGGCGCGGGCTGCAAGACCACCGCGCTGCTGACCGACATGAACCAGGTGCTGGCTTCCAGCGCCGGCAACGCGGTGGAAGTGCGCGAAGCGGTGCGCTTCCTGACCGGCGAATACCGCAACCCGCGCCTGCTGGAAGTGACGCTGGCGCTGTGCGTGGAGATGCTGCTGTCCGGCGGCCTGGCGCAAGACGAGGCCGATGCGCGCGCCAAGCTGCAGGCGGTGCTGGACAACGGCAAAGCGGCTGAGGTGTTTGGCCGCATGGTGGCGGCGCAGCAAGGGCCGATAGACTTCGTCGAACGTTATGATAGCTATCTGCCGGCGGCAACGCTGAGCAAGCCGGTGTATGCTGAAAAGCCGGGTATCATCAGCGCCATGGATACCCGCGCGCTGGGTATGGCGGTGGTGTCGCTGGGCGGCGGCCGCCGCCGGGCGAGCGACGCCATCGATTACAGCGTTGGCCTGACCGAGGTAGCGCGTCTGGGCGATAAGGTGGATACCCAGCAACCGCTGGCGATGATCCACGCCAACGATGAAGAGAGCTGGCAACTGGCGGCCGATGCGGTGCGCAGCGCAATGACGCTGAGCGACAAGGTGCCGGAGGCGACGCCGGTGGTGTATAAGCGCATCACTCAAGCGTGA
- the deoB gene encoding phosphopentomutase has product MKRTFIMVLDSFGIGASEDAERFGDQGSDTLGHIAEVCARGEANVGRQGPLTLPNLSRLGLGKAAEESTGNFPQGLDRNADIIGAYAYASELSSGKDTPSGHWEIAGVPVLFDWGYFKDEHNSFPQALLDKLVERANLPGYLGNCHSSGTVILDQLGEEHMKTGKPIFYTSADSVFQIACHEETFGLDRLYELCEIAREELTEGGYNIGRVIARPFVGDKPGHFQRTGNRHDLAVEPPAPTVLKKLVDEKGGEVVSIGKIADIYANVGITKKVKATGIDALFDATLIEMEKAGDNTIVFTNFVDFDSSYGHRRDVAGYAAALELFDRRLPELLKLVKDEDIIIFTADHGCDPTWAGTDHTREHIPVLVYGPKVKPGSLGHRETFADIGQTVANYFGLSPMDYGKTMF; this is encoded by the coding sequence ATGAAACGCACATTTATTATGGTATTGGACTCCTTCGGCATCGGCGCCAGCGAAGACGCCGAACGTTTTGGCGACCAGGGTTCCGACACCCTGGGCCACATCGCCGAGGTTTGCGCGCGCGGTGAAGCCAACGTGGGCCGCCAGGGCCCGCTGACGCTGCCTAACCTGAGCCGTCTGGGCCTCGGCAAAGCGGCGGAAGAGTCCACCGGCAACTTCCCGCAGGGGCTGGATCGCAACGCCGACATCATCGGTGCTTACGCTTACGCCAGCGAGCTCTCTTCCGGTAAAGACACGCCGTCGGGCCACTGGGAAATCGCCGGCGTGCCGGTGCTGTTCGACTGGGGCTACTTCAAGGACGAGCACAACAGCTTCCCGCAGGCGCTTCTGGACAAACTGGTCGAACGCGCCAATCTGCCGGGCTACCTGGGCAACTGCCACTCATCCGGCACCGTGATCCTCGATCAGCTGGGCGAAGAGCACATGAAAACCGGCAAGCCGATTTTCTACACCTCCGCTGACTCGGTGTTCCAGATCGCCTGCCATGAAGAAACCTTCGGCCTGGATCGTCTGTATGAGCTGTGCGAAATCGCGCGTGAAGAGCTGACCGAAGGCGGTTACAACATCGGTCGCGTGATCGCGCGTCCGTTCGTCGGCGATAAGCCGGGCCACTTCCAGCGCACCGGCAACCGCCACGATCTGGCGGTAGAGCCGCCGGCGCCGACCGTGCTGAAAAAGCTGGTGGACGAGAAGGGCGGCGAAGTGGTGTCGATCGGTAAAATCGCCGACATCTACGCCAACGTCGGCATCACCAAGAAGGTGAAGGCGACCGGCATCGATGCTCTGTTTGACGCGACCCTGATTGAAATGGAAAAGGCCGGCGACAACACCATCGTGTTCACCAACTTCGTGGACTTCGACTCCTCTTACGGCCACCGCCGCGACGTGGCGGGGTACGCCGCCGCGCTGGAGCTGTTCGACCGCCGCCTGCCGGAGCTGCTGAAGCTGGTGAAAGACGAAGACATCATCATCTTCACCGCCGACCACGGCTGCGATCCGACCTGGGCGGGCACCGACCACACCCGCGAGCACATCCCGGTGCTGGTTTACGGCCCGAAAGTGAAGCCGGGCTCGCTGGGCCACCGCGAGACCTTCGCCGACATCGGCCAGACCGTCGCCAATTATTTTGGCCTGTCGCCGATGGATTACGGTAAGACCATGTTCTAA
- the deoD gene encoding purine-nucleoside phosphorylase, protein MATPHINAEMGDFADVVLMPGDPLRAKYIAETFLEGAVEVNNVRGMLGFTGTYKGRRISVMGHGMGIPSCSIYARELIAEFGVKKIIRVGSCGAVRDDIKLRDVVIGMGACTDSKVNRLRFKDNDYAAIADFDMVRNAVDAAAAQGIPARVGNIFSADLFYTPDPDMFQVMKKYGILGVEMEAAGIYGVAAELYEEFGCKALTICTVSDHILRHEATTAAERQTTFNEMIVIALESVLLGDKA, encoded by the coding sequence ATGGCTACGCCGCACATTAATGCTGAGATGGGTGATTTCGCTGATGTAGTACTGATGCCGGGCGACCCGCTGCGCGCAAAATACATCGCCGAAACCTTCCTGGAAGGCGCGGTGGAAGTGAACAACGTGCGCGGCATGTTGGGCTTCACCGGCACCTACAAAGGCCGCCGCATCTCCGTAATGGGCCACGGCATGGGCATCCCGTCCTGCTCCATCTATGCGCGCGAGCTGATTGCCGAATTCGGCGTGAAGAAGATCATTCGCGTCGGTTCCTGCGGCGCGGTGCGTGACGATATCAAACTGCGTGACGTGGTGATCGGCATGGGCGCGTGCACCGACTCCAAGGTGAACCGTCTGCGCTTCAAGGATAACGACTACGCGGCGATCGCCGACTTCGACATGGTGCGCAACGCGGTCGACGCGGCTGCTGCGCAGGGCATCCCGGCGCGCGTGGGCAACATCTTCTCCGCCGATCTGTTCTACACCCCGGATCCGGACATGTTCCAGGTGATGAAGAAGTACGGCATCCTGGGCGTGGAAATGGAAGCGGCCGGCATCTACGGCGTGGCGGCGGAGCTGTACGAAGAGTTCGGCTGTAAGGCGCTGACCATCTGCACCGTGTCCGACCACATCCTGCGTCACGAAGCGACCACGGCGGCGGAACGCCAGACCACCTTTAACGAAATGATCGTTATCGCGCTGGAATCCGTGCTGCTGGGCGACAAAGCGTAA
- a CDS encoding YtjB family periplasmic protein: MARAKLKFRLHRTAIILICLALLVLLMQGASYFSLSHQMARSEQVEELAQTLTKQVAYSLAPLLDDDGNNPRIDAILKQLTDHSRILDVSVYQLDGTLVSHAGEQISIRDRLSLDGKRAGSYFNHQLVESIQGKDGPIGFIRITLDTHVLATESKQVDNTTNLLRLMILLALAIGIILARTLLQHRRSRWQQSPYLLTANTPLEEGNTVEDDEEDAPETKQEAPKKE, encoded by the coding sequence ATGGCTCGCGCTAAACTGAAATTTCGCCTGCACCGCACCGCTATTATCCTGATTTGCCTGGCTTTGCTGGTGCTGCTGATGCAGGGCGCCTCTTATTTTAGCCTGAGTCACCAAATGGCGCGATCCGAGCAGGTGGAAGAGTTGGCGCAGACGCTGACCAAACAGGTCGCCTACAGCCTGGCGCCGCTGCTGGACGACGACGGCAACAACCCGCGCATCGACGCCATCCTCAAGCAGCTCACCGATCACAGCCGCATTCTCGACGTCAGCGTGTATCAGTTGGATGGCACGCTGGTCTCCCACGCCGGGGAACAGATAAGTATACGCGATCGCCTGTCGCTCGACGGCAAACGCGCCGGCAGCTACTTCAACCACCAGTTGGTCGAATCCATTCAGGGCAAAGACGGCCCGATCGGCTTTATCCGCATCACCCTCGACACCCACGTGCTGGCGACCGAATCCAAGCAGGTGGACAACACCACCAACCTGCTGCGCCTGATGATCCTGCTGGCGCTGGCGATCGGCATCATTCTGGCGCGTACCCTGCTGCAACACCGCCGCAGCCGCTGGCAGCAGTCGCCGTACCTGTTGACCGCCAACACGCCACTGGAAGAAGGCAATACAGTGGAAGACGACGAAGAGGATGCGCCGGAAACAAAGCAGGAGGCGCCGAAGAAGGAATAA
- the serB gene encoding phosphoserine phosphatase, producing the protein MSNSLTYCDLPAEISQWPGLPLSLSGDEVMPLDYRAGNTGWLLYGRKLDKARITQFQRKLGAAMVIVTAWGVDDYQVVRLAGTLTPRAKLLAAESGLDVAPLGKIPHLRTPGLLVMDMDSTAIEIECIDEIAKLAGVGEQVAEVTERAMRGELDFTASLRQRVGTLKGADANILKQVRDELPLMPGLTSLVGKLQAMGWHVAIASGGFTYYAEYLRNRLRLVAAAANELEIRDGKLTGEVLGPVVDAQFKADTLLRLAEKLEIPLAQTVAIGDGANDLKMMQAAGLGIAYHAKPKVYEKAQVAIRHADLMGVLCILTGSLKHEVR; encoded by the coding sequence ATGTCAAACAGTCTGACCTATTGCGATCTTCCGGCGGAGATCTCTCAATGGCCGGGTCTTCCCCTTTCGCTCAGCGGCGACGAAGTGATGCCGCTGGACTACCGGGCGGGCAATACCGGGTGGCTGTTATACGGCAGAAAGCTGGACAAGGCGCGCATTACGCAATTCCAACGCAAGCTGGGCGCGGCGATGGTGATCGTCACCGCCTGGGGCGTGGACGACTATCAGGTCGTGCGCCTGGCGGGCACCTTGACGCCGCGCGCCAAGCTGCTGGCGGCGGAGAGCGGGCTGGACGTGGCGCCGCTCGGCAAGATCCCGCACCTGCGCACGCCGGGGCTGCTGGTGATGGATATGGATTCGACGGCGATCGAGATCGAATGCATCGATGAGATCGCCAAGCTGGCGGGCGTCGGCGAACAGGTGGCGGAAGTCACCGAACGCGCGATGCGCGGCGAGCTGGACTTTACCGCCAGCCTGCGCCAGCGCGTCGGCACGCTGAAAGGGGCCGACGCCAACATCCTCAAGCAGGTGCGCGACGAGCTGCCGCTGATGCCGGGGCTGACCAGCCTGGTGGGCAAGCTGCAGGCGATGGGTTGGCATGTGGCGATCGCCTCCGGCGGTTTCACCTACTACGCCGAATACCTGCGTAACCGGCTGCGGCTGGTGGCGGCGGCGGCCAACGAGCTGGAGATCCGCGACGGCAAGCTGACCGGCGAAGTGCTGGGGCCGGTGGTGGACGCGCAGTTCAAAGCCGATACGCTGCTGCGGCTGGCGGAGAAGCTGGAGATCCCGCTGGCGCAGACCGTGGCCATCGGCGACGGCGCCAACGATTTGAAAATGATGCAGGCGGCGGGGTTGGGCATCGCCTACCATGCCAAGCCGAAAGTGTATGAAAAAGCGCAGGTGGCGATCCGGCATGCGGATCTGATGGGCGTGCTGTGTATTCTCACCGGCAGCCTGAAACACGAAGTGCGATAA
- the radA gene encoding DNA repair protein RadA: MAKAAKRAFVCNECGADYPRWQGQCSACQAWNTITEVRLAASPAAARNDRLSGYAGDAGVSKVQKLSEISLEALPRFTTGFLEFDRVLGGGVVPGSAILIGGNPGAGKSTLLLQVLCKLSEQMKTLYVTGEESLQQVAMRAHRLGLPTGGLNMLSETSIEQICLIAEQEQPKLMVIDSIQVMHMADIQSSPGSVAQVRETAAYLTRFAKTRGVAIVMVGHVTKDGSLAGPKVLEHCIDCSVLLDGDADSRFRTLRSHKNRFGAVNELGVFAMTEQGLREVSNPSAIFLSRGDEVTSGSSVMVVWEGTRPLLVEIQALVDHSMMSNPRRVAVGLEQNRLAILLAVLHRHGGLQMSDQDVFVNVVGGVKVSETSADLALLMSLVSSLRDRPLPNDLVVFGEVGLAGEIRPVPSGQERISEAAKHGFKRAIVPHGNMPKKPPANMQVFGVKKLADALDVLEGFY, encoded by the coding sequence GTGGCAAAAGCGGCAAAACGGGCATTTGTGTGCAATGAGTGCGGGGCGGACTATCCGCGTTGGCAGGGGCAGTGCAGCGCCTGTCAGGCCTGGAACACCATCACGGAAGTGCGTTTGGCCGCGTCGCCCGCAGCGGCGCGCAACGATCGCCTCAGCGGCTATGCCGGCGACGCCGGCGTCAGCAAGGTGCAGAAGCTGTCGGAAATCAGCCTGGAGGCGCTGCCGCGCTTCACCACCGGCTTTCTCGAATTCGACCGCGTGCTGGGCGGCGGCGTGGTGCCCGGCAGCGCCATTCTGATCGGCGGCAACCCCGGCGCCGGCAAGAGCACCTTGTTGCTGCAGGTGCTGTGCAAACTGTCTGAACAGATGAAAACCCTGTACGTCACCGGCGAGGAATCGCTGCAGCAGGTGGCGATGCGCGCCCACCGTCTGGGGCTGCCGACCGGCGGCCTGAACATGCTGTCGGAAACCAGCATCGAGCAGATCTGCCTGATCGCCGAGCAGGAACAGCCGAAGCTGATGGTGATCGACTCGATTCAGGTGATGCACATGGCGGACATTCAGTCTTCGCCGGGCAGCGTGGCGCAGGTGCGGGAAACCGCCGCCTACCTGACGCGCTTCGCCAAGACGCGCGGCGTGGCGATCGTGATGGTCGGCCACGTCACCAAAGACGGCTCGCTGGCCGGGCCGAAAGTGCTGGAACACTGCATCGACTGTTCGGTGCTGCTGGACGGCGACGCCGATTCCCGCTTCCGCACCCTGCGCAGCCACAAGAACCGCTTTGGCGCGGTCAACGAGCTGGGGGTGTTCGCCATGACCGAACAGGGGCTGCGCGAAGTCAGCAACCCGTCGGCGATCTTCCTTAGCCGCGGCGATGAAGTCACTTCCGGCAGCTCGGTGATGGTGGTGTGGGAAGGCACCCGGCCGCTGTTGGTGGAGATCCAGGCGCTGGTGGATCACTCGATGATGTCCAACCCGCGCCGCGTGGCGGTGGGCCTGGAGCAGAACCGGTTGGCGATCCTGCTGGCGGTGCTGCACCGGCACGGCGGGCTGCAGATGTCGGATCAGGACGTGTTCGTCAACGTGGTCGGCGGGGTGAAGGTCAGCGAGACCAGCGCCGACCTGGCGCTGCTGATGTCGCTGGTCTCAAGCCTGCGCGATCGGCCGCTGCCGAACGATCTGGTGGTGTTCGGCGAAGTGGGGCTGGCGGGGGAGATCCGCCCGGTGCCGAGCGGCCAGGAGCGCATCTCTGAAGCGGCCAAGCACGGCTTCAAGCGCGCCATCGTGCCGCACGGCAATATGCCGAAAAAGCCGCCGGCCAACATGCAGGTGTTCGGGGTCAAGAAGCTGGCGGACGCGCTGGACGTGCTGGAAGGGTTTTATTAA